One stretch of Rosistilla oblonga DNA includes these proteins:
- a CDS encoding ZIP family metal transporter, with amino-acid sequence MSELVQVLLLTTMAGAAIPIGGAIAMVERISPQWLEEELRHSVIAFGGGVLISAVALVLVPDGVKALSLGWIVAAFVAGAIAFWGLETLLARSQSSIAQLVAMLSDFIPEAIALGAAFAHGESTGALLAVLIALQNLPEGFNAFRELRVSGNVRGGKLVLMLAACVPLGPLAGWIGYHHLAEYPSVVGFIMLFAASGILYLTFQDLAPQSRSESQRAPAIGAVFGFLLGVIGQFLLDG; translated from the coding sequence GTGAGCGAGCTAGTGCAGGTGTTGTTGTTGACGACGATGGCGGGAGCGGCGATTCCGATCGGCGGCGCGATCGCGATGGTCGAGCGGATATCGCCTCAGTGGCTCGAGGAGGAGTTGCGGCACAGCGTGATCGCGTTTGGCGGCGGCGTATTGATCTCTGCGGTGGCGTTGGTGCTGGTCCCCGATGGCGTGAAGGCGTTGTCGTTGGGATGGATCGTGGCGGCGTTTGTTGCCGGGGCGATCGCGTTTTGGGGGCTGGAGACCTTGCTGGCTCGGTCGCAGAGTTCGATCGCTCAATTGGTGGCGATGCTGTCCGACTTTATTCCCGAAGCGATCGCGTTGGGAGCGGCGTTCGCGCATGGTGAAAGCACCGGTGCGCTGTTGGCGGTGTTGATCGCGTTGCAGAACCTGCCCGAGGGTTTTAATGCATTTCGCGAGTTGAGAGTGAGCGGCAATGTTCGCGGCGGCAAGTTGGTTTTGATGCTCGCCGCCTGCGTTCCGCTGGGGCCGCTGGCCGGTTGGATCGGGTACCATCATCTGGCGGAATACCCCAGCGTCGTCGGCTTTATCATGCTCTTCGCCGCCAGCGGGATCCTGTATCTGACGTTTCAAGATCTGGCGCCGCAGTCGCGTAGCGAGAGCCAGCGGGCACCGGCGATCGGGGCGGTGTTTGGTTTCCTGTTGGGAGTCATCGGGCAGTTCTTGCTCGACGGCTGA
- a CDS encoding YihY/virulence factor BrkB family protein, which produces MDFLKQTFSEFSKDRCTTLAAALAYYTTFALPPLLYLLLTVLTYGLSVAYESDRAHDKAEAVLEDQAADMLGNPAAAEGITTILQQNRESSGTWWKTAISFVGIIVGATGVVGALQDALNRVWEVKPNPNASTLWTIISKRLLSFAMILGLGFLLLVSLVVSSVLSTAGQQLGELIGISGIVARTINYSVQAAVVFTIFAAIFRFMPDADVRWRDVMVGAAITTALFLVGRWGMQIYFGFSEPGAQLGSAAASLAVILVWVYYSAMIVLLGAEATQVYAARFGHGIQPEKHAVQVVEQVRHSRS; this is translated from the coding sequence ATGGATTTTCTAAAACAGACCTTTTCGGAGTTCTCCAAAGACCGCTGCACCACCTTGGCTGCGGCACTTGCCTACTACACCACTTTTGCGCTGCCGCCGCTGCTGTATCTTCTACTGACCGTGCTGACCTACGGGTTGTCAGTCGCCTACGAGAGCGACAGGGCACACGACAAAGCGGAAGCGGTACTGGAAGACCAGGCGGCGGACATGCTGGGGAATCCAGCGGCCGCCGAGGGGATCACCACGATCCTGCAGCAGAACCGCGAATCGAGCGGCACGTGGTGGAAGACGGCGATCAGTTTTGTGGGAATCATCGTCGGAGCGACCGGCGTAGTCGGCGCGCTGCAAGACGCGTTGAACCGCGTCTGGGAAGTCAAACCCAATCCGAATGCCTCCACATTGTGGACGATCATCAGCAAACGATTGCTCTCCTTTGCGATGATCCTAGGACTGGGATTCCTGCTGCTCGTCTCCCTCGTTGTCTCATCGGTTCTTTCCACCGCAGGCCAACAACTGGGAGAGCTGATCGGGATCAGCGGCATCGTGGCTCGCACGATCAACTACAGCGTTCAAGCTGCCGTGGTCTTTACCATCTTCGCGGCAATCTTCCGATTCATGCCCGACGCCGACGTCCGCTGGCGCGACGTAATGGTGGGCGCCGCGATAACGACGGCTCTATTTTTAGTCGGCCGGTGGGGCATGCAGATCTATTTCGGATTCAGCGAACCGGGGGCACAGCTAGGATCCGCGGCGGCTTCGCTGGCGGTGATCCTCGTCTGGGTCTACTACAGCGCGATGATCGTACTGCTGGGCGCCGAGGCGACTCAGGTCTACGCGGCGCGATTCGGCCACGGAATCCAACCCGAGAAACACGCCGTCCAAGTGGTCGAGCAGGTCCGCCACTCTCGATCGTAG
- a CDS encoding 30S ribosomal protein S1 gives MVNRNLIRSLEDDTLANELLGLAPDEELEDMLLEAFEVEQQDFDVNKIVIGRIVELNDEWALVDVGFKSEGTVPLNEWGPDEDPPVVGGSVQVLIEEMEDELGGADDPYGMISLSKRKAEKIVQWEKMMESVAEDQVVTGTVIRKIKGGLLVDIGVNVFLPGSQVDIRRPGDIGDFIGRVIQAEVLKIDDTRRNIVISRRSLIEKQREEDRAYLMQELEVGQIRKGIVKNIADFGAFVDLGGIDGLLHITDMSWERIQHPSEMVAIDQEIDVKVLHIDREKQKIALGLKQKERNPWESIGERYEVGSTHTGEVVNVMSYGAFVKLEAGIEGLVHISEMSWTKRVNHPSELVSIGDQVEVKILGVDVEGQQLSLGMKQTQDNPWDIVMDKYPEGADVTGKIRNLTNYGAFVELEEGIDGLLHVSDMSWTRKISHPSEVLEKGQEINCKVLSVDQSRRRIALGLKQMEGDPWDNDIPDRYQPGQVINGKVTKITNFGVFVGLEDGLEGLLHISELADHKVEDPEEVVKVGDEIEVKILRVDTEERKIGLSRKRVEWAEDQEEAAAEEERQKVSEHQELKGGLGDGGPLIPTE, from the coding sequence ATGGTTAATCGAAATCTGATCCGTTCCCTCGAAGATGACACTCTGGCCAATGAACTGTTGGGACTGGCCCCCGACGAAGAACTAGAAGATATGTTGTTGGAGGCCTTTGAGGTCGAGCAGCAAGACTTCGATGTCAACAAAATTGTAATCGGCCGTATCGTCGAACTGAACGACGAATGGGCCCTGGTCGATGTCGGCTTCAAGAGCGAAGGAACGGTCCCGTTAAACGAATGGGGCCCCGACGAAGATCCGCCCGTGGTTGGCGGCAGCGTCCAAGTCCTGATCGAAGAGATGGAGGACGAGCTGGGTGGCGCGGACGACCCTTACGGCATGATTTCGCTGAGCAAGCGAAAGGCCGAGAAGATCGTCCAGTGGGAAAAGATGATGGAATCGGTTGCCGAGGACCAAGTGGTCACCGGTACCGTGATTCGCAAGATCAAGGGCGGCCTGTTGGTCGACATCGGCGTCAACGTCTTCCTGCCAGGAAGCCAAGTCGATATCCGTCGCCCTGGCGATATCGGAGATTTCATCGGTCGCGTGATCCAAGCCGAAGTCTTGAAGATCGACGACACTCGCCGCAATATCGTGATCAGCCGCCGTTCGTTGATCGAGAAGCAGCGTGAAGAAGATCGCGCTTACTTGATGCAAGAACTGGAAGTTGGCCAGATCCGCAAGGGTATCGTCAAGAACATCGCCGACTTCGGTGCGTTCGTCGACCTGGGCGGAATCGATGGTCTGTTGCACATCACCGACATGAGCTGGGAACGTATCCAACACCCAAGCGAAATGGTCGCCATCGATCAAGAGATCGACGTCAAGGTGTTGCACATCGACCGCGAAAAGCAAAAGATCGCTTTGGGTCTGAAGCAAAAAGAACGCAACCCGTGGGAAAGCATCGGCGAGCGTTACGAAGTCGGTTCGACGCACACTGGCGAAGTCGTCAACGTGATGAGCTACGGTGCGTTCGTCAAACTGGAAGCTGGTATCGAAGGCCTGGTTCACATCAGCGAAATGAGCTGGACCAAGCGTGTCAACCATCCATCGGAATTGGTTTCGATCGGCGACCAGGTGGAAGTCAAGATCTTGGGTGTCGATGTCGAAGGCCAACAATTGAGCCTGGGCATGAAGCAGACTCAAGACAATCCTTGGGACATTGTCATGGACAAGTACCCCGAGGGTGCCGACGTCACCGGCAAGATCCGCAACCTCACCAACTACGGTGCGTTTGTCGAGCTGGAAGAAGGCATCGACGGCTTGCTGCACGTTTCGGACATGTCCTGGACTCGCAAGATCAGCCACCCGAGCGAAGTCTTGGAGAAGGGACAAGAGATCAACTGCAAGGTGTTGAGCGTCGATCAAAGTCGCCGCCGGATCGCGTTGGGTCTGAAGCAGATGGAAGGCGATCCTTGGGACAACGACATTCCAGATCGCTACCAACCCGGCCAAGTCATCAACGGCAAGGTCACCAAGATCACCAACTTTGGTGTCTTTGTGGGACTTGAAGATGGCCTGGAAGGTTTGCTGCACATCTCCGAATTGGCTGACCACAAGGTCGAAGATCCCGAAGAAGTCGTCAAGGTTGGCGATGAGATCGAGGTCAAGATCCTGCGTGTCGACACCGAGGAACGCAAGATCGGCTTGAGCCGCAAACGCGTCGAATGGGCAGAAGACCAAGAGGAAGCAGCCGCTGAAGAAGAACGCCAAAAGGTCTCCGAGCATCAAGAGCTCAAGGGTGGCCTCGGCGACGGCGGTCCTTTGATCCCAACCGAATAG
- the rpiB gene encoding ribose 5-phosphate isomerase B, protein MSNASSLIYAIGGDHAGFPLKSVVTQTLTDQHLQIIDCGAHDETSSDFPDFALAVGEAIRSGKADRGILVCGSGVGVSVAANKIPGIRAALCHDSYSARQGVEHDDMNVLCIGARIIGPELAMECIRAFMNARYTPSERHARRLAKLLEIEKRFMKA, encoded by the coding sequence ATGAGCAACGCATCTTCTCTGATTTACGCCATCGGCGGCGATCACGCCGGATTCCCGCTGAAATCGGTGGTCACTCAAACCCTCACCGATCAGCATCTGCAGATCATCGATTGCGGCGCTCACGATGAAACCAGCAGCGATTTCCCCGACTTCGCCCTTGCCGTTGGCGAAGCGATCCGATCGGGAAAAGCCGACCGTGGGATCCTGGTCTGCGGCAGTGGCGTCGGCGTCAGCGTGGCAGCTAACAAAATCCCCGGCATCCGCGCCGCGCTGTGCCACGATAGCTATTCCGCCCGCCAAGGGGTCGAACACGACGACATGAACGTGTTGTGCATCGGAGCCCGGATCATCGGCCCCGAGCTAGCAATGGAATGCATCCGCGCATTCATGAACGCTCGCTACACCCCTTCGGAACGCCACGCGCGACGCTTGGCCAAGCTGCTGGAAATCGAAAAGCGATTCATGAAGGCGTAA
- a CDS encoding putative manganese-dependent inorganic diphosphatase: protein MSLFVFGHKNPDTDAICSALAYANLLKKTSRPDAIACCCGPPNKRTEFVLRRAGLDTPRIVMDVRPEVEDVCRTDVVTACDTDIFSEVYERLKQHSLRAIPVLSSEGELVGILNLLDLLELVFHGDGDPTKSRTVNSSLAKICECLKGHFQHVSNADQRDDFIVSVGAMSAHGFVEHIKDYPPEKLLVVSGDRPTIQLPALERGVRCLVVTGGYTLSPGLLELAKAKDVSVLVSPFDTATTTVRIKSARAIGPAITDRFLSLSNKDTIAYARSSVERSRQSIFPVVDDSQRLCGVLSKSDLIDPPKPQLVLVDHNELGQAVDGAAEAEIIEVLDHHRLGGGLRSSQPIRFINEPVGSTCTLVAMRYRAAGIEPAPAYALCMASGIISDTIKLRSPTTTDIDREIYGWLASLCTCDLDEFAHDFFEIGSALQTCSPEEVVAEDCKEFSEAGHRFSISQIEELGFGLFWDRQQEIRKALEGHAKEKGLDFAALLVTDISSSGSLLMMSSEPACWEEINYPRVGRNLYKLENVVSRKKQLLPLICSLLDSQPEPME, encoded by the coding sequence ATGAGTCTATTTGTCTTTGGTCACAAGAATCCCGATACCGATGCGATTTGTTCGGCGCTGGCCTATGCGAACTTATTAAAGAAGACCTCGCGGCCCGATGCGATTGCGTGCTGCTGCGGCCCGCCCAACAAGCGGACTGAGTTTGTCTTGCGAAGGGCGGGGCTCGATACGCCGCGAATCGTGATGGATGTCCGCCCGGAAGTCGAAGACGTTTGCCGCACCGATGTCGTCACCGCTTGTGATACCGACATCTTTTCGGAGGTCTACGAACGACTGAAGCAACATTCCTTGCGAGCGATCCCGGTTCTTTCCAGCGAAGGCGAATTGGTCGGGATTCTCAACTTGTTGGATCTGTTGGAACTGGTCTTCCACGGCGACGGCGATCCGACCAAGTCGCGGACCGTCAACTCCAGCCTGGCCAAGATCTGCGAATGTCTGAAGGGGCACTTCCAACATGTCAGCAACGCCGACCAACGCGATGACTTTATCGTCAGCGTGGGGGCGATGAGTGCTCACGGTTTCGTCGAACACATCAAAGACTACCCGCCCGAAAAGTTGTTGGTCGTCAGCGGCGATCGCCCGACGATCCAGTTGCCGGCGTTGGAGCGTGGCGTTCGGTGTTTAGTTGTCACCGGCGGATACACCCTTTCGCCCGGCCTACTGGAACTGGCCAAAGCCAAAGACGTGTCGGTGCTGGTCAGCCCATTCGACACCGCGACGACAACGGTCCGAATCAAAAGCGCTCGTGCGATCGGACCGGCGATCACCGATCGATTCCTCTCGCTGTCGAACAAGGACACGATCGCTTACGCGCGGTCGAGCGTCGAGCGTTCGCGGCAGTCGATCTTTCCTGTCGTCGATGATTCGCAGCGACTGTGCGGCGTGTTGTCGAAATCGGATCTGATCGATCCTCCCAAACCTCAGTTGGTGCTTGTCGATCACAACGAATTAGGGCAGGCGGTCGACGGAGCTGCCGAGGCGGAAATTATCGAAGTCTTGGATCACCATCGTTTGGGCGGCGGGCTGCGTTCGAGCCAGCCGATCCGGTTCATCAACGAACCGGTTGGTTCGACGTGCACGTTGGTGGCGATGCGATATCGCGCCGCGGGGATCGAACCGGCCCCCGCTTATGCGCTCTGCATGGCCTCGGGGATCATCTCCGACACGATCAAGCTGCGGTCGCCGACGACAACCGACATCGATCGCGAGATCTATGGCTGGTTGGCCAGTCTATGTACTTGTGACCTGGACGAATTCGCTCACGATTTCTTCGAGATCGGATCGGCGCTGCAGACCTGCAGTCCCGAAGAAGTTGTCGCCGAGGACTGCAAGGAGTTCAGCGAAGCGGGGCATCGGTTCTCGATCTCGCAGATCGAAGAGCTCGGATTTGGCCTGTTCTGGGATCGGCAGCAAGAGATCCGCAAAGCGCTCGAGGGGCATGCCAAGGAGAAGGGGCTCGACTTTGCCGCTCTGCTGGTCACCGACATCAGTTCGTCGGGCAGCCTGTTGATGATGTCGAGCGAACCGGCCTGTTGGGAAGAGATCAATTACCCACGCGTCGGCCGCAATCTCTACAAGCTGGAAAACGTGGTCAGCCGCAAGAAGCAATTGTTGCCGCTGATCTGCAGCCTGTTGGATTCGCAGCCCGAACCGATGGAATAG
- a CDS encoding menaquinone biosynthesis family protein, with the protein MKIRLGISTCPNDTFTFHALMERLVDWRGLDFEIELLDIQQLNDRLFAGDFDVAKTSFHAALLLADQTVVLPSGSALGFGVGPLLLSARGGQVPDSLSQTTLCPGRHTTATLLFQLFYPQKTGLQQVVFSQIMPMLRRGEADFGVCIHEGRFTWQSEGLGLVEDLGTRWESETGCPLPLGGLVARRSLPDETLARVQAVIHDSLCFAMADRNAAIPTMRRYAQEFNDEVLMQHVDLYVNDWTVDLGPVGANALSQLSRRAAASGILPSGLEPLQVWGS; encoded by the coding sequence ATGAAAATTCGACTCGGAATATCAACCTGCCCAAACGACACTTTCACATTTCACGCCTTGATGGAGCGGTTGGTCGATTGGCGAGGGCTCGATTTCGAAATCGAACTGCTCGACATTCAACAGCTGAACGACCGCTTGTTCGCTGGCGATTTTGACGTCGCCAAAACCAGCTTCCACGCCGCACTACTGTTGGCCGATCAGACGGTGGTTCTGCCAAGCGGATCGGCGCTTGGGTTTGGCGTCGGCCCGTTGCTGCTTTCGGCTCGCGGGGGGCAGGTTCCGGATTCGCTTTCACAGACGACACTCTGTCCCGGACGACACACCACGGCAACGTTACTGTTTCAGTTGTTCTATCCCCAAAAGACGGGGCTGCAGCAGGTCGTCTTTTCGCAGATCATGCCGATGCTGCGACGCGGCGAAGCCGACTTTGGAGTCTGCATCCACGAGGGCCGATTCACTTGGCAGTCCGAAGGGCTTGGTCTGGTAGAGGATCTCGGCACGCGATGGGAATCCGAAACCGGGTGCCCTTTGCCGCTGGGCGGTTTGGTCGCGCGGCGAAGCTTGCCCGACGAGACGCTGGCGCGCGTGCAGGCCGTGATTCACGATTCGCTGTGCTTCGCGATGGCCGATCGCAATGCGGCAATTCCGACGATGCGACGATATGCCCAGGAGTTCAACGACGAGGTGCTGATGCAGCACGTCGACCTGTACGTCAACGATTGGACTGTCGATTTGGGACCGGTCGGTGCGAACGCGCTCAGCCAGCTTTCCCGGCGTGCGGCGGCCAGCGGAATCTTGCCGAGTGGCTTGGAACCGTTACAGGTTTGGGGTAGCTAG
- the mqnB gene encoding futalosine hydrolase produces MIDPVPDTSEGDHTANFSPSRERLVLVPTPGELARVRGSLVAATSVRLELCGFGPIAAAARTASLIALHRPARVFLVGIAGAVGDRLAVGQASEFDSVSCHGIGAGGGADFQSASELGWNQWSPETGDAIGDRLTLAPAAAAEAARDLVTVCSASASEADVQGYLQRFPAAVAEDMEGFAVAMACRMHGVPLTIVRGISNIAGDRDKSRWRIAAALDAASELLQHVLDRPANGANCE; encoded by the coding sequence ATGATCGATCCAGTCCCTGACACATCCGAGGGCGACCACACGGCGAACTTTAGCCCGTCGCGGGAGCGTTTGGTGCTGGTTCCAACCCCTGGGGAATTGGCCCGGGTTCGCGGTTCGCTAGTTGCCGCAACCTCTGTCAGGTTAGAGCTTTGCGGTTTTGGACCGATCGCCGCGGCAGCGCGAACTGCCAGCCTGATTGCACTGCATCGACCGGCTCGAGTTTTTTTAGTCGGAATCGCCGGCGCGGTCGGAGATCGGTTGGCGGTTGGCCAAGCTAGCGAATTCGATTCGGTCAGCTGCCACGGGATCGGCGCTGGAGGCGGAGCCGACTTTCAAAGTGCCAGCGAATTGGGCTGGAATCAGTGGTCGCCGGAGACGGGGGACGCCATTGGGGACCGTCTCACGTTGGCTCCCGCCGCCGCCGCGGAGGCTGCTCGGGATTTGGTCACCGTCTGTTCGGCATCGGCAAGCGAGGCCGACGTGCAAGGCTATCTGCAGCGTTTCCCCGCAGCGGTTGCCGAGGATATGGAAGGTTTTGCCGTGGCGATGGCCTGCCGGATGCACGGCGTTCCGCTGACGATCGTCCGTGGAATTTCAAACATCGCCGGGGATCGGGACAAGTCGCGATGGCGAATCGCAGCGGCGTTGGATGCCGCCAGCGAATTGTTGCAACACGTTTTAGATCGTCCGGCCAACGGAGCAAATTGCGAATGA
- a CDS encoding DUF2203 family protein yields the protein MTTTAAATRWFTPAKADKTLPLVSAIVSDIKELREAVKLRQSRVDEVLMSRPDASSGPYHEELEAMRRSLDEDRRQIRAFISELTAIGAEIVEGDDSAVEFPAWVEDRAVRLRWSLNDPGVSSWRELADPITTDRDIDSVLFGEGPDIASYSGR from the coding sequence ATGACCACCACCGCTGCTGCAACTCGCTGGTTTACGCCCGCCAAGGCCGACAAGACCCTGCCGCTGGTCAGTGCGATCGTGTCGGACATCAAAGAACTGCGCGAAGCTGTCAAATTGCGGCAGTCGCGAGTCGATGAAGTCCTGATGTCGCGTCCCGACGCCTCTTCGGGGCCTTACCACGAAGAGCTCGAAGCGATGCGGCGATCGCTCGACGAAGATCGTCGCCAGATTCGCGCGTTCATCAGCGAACTGACAGCGATCGGTGCGGAGATCGTCGAAGGCGACGATTCGGCTGTCGAGTTTCCCGCCTGGGTCGAAGACCGCGCGGTGCGACTGCGATGGTCGCTCAACGATCCGGGAGTCAGCTCCTGGCGTGAACTTGCCGATCCGATCACAACCGACCGCGACATCGATAGCGTTCTGTTCGGCGAAGGTCCCGACATCGCCAGCTACAGCGGCCGCTAA